From Pseudomonas fluorescens:
CAATCAGCAACGAGGCGAATGCGTGGTGCTGGTGGCGGGCTGGAGTGCGCCAGAGTCCGAAGACGCGGTGGGCAGCGAAGCCATGCGCATCCTTGATCTGTTACTCAAGGAAATGCCCCTTAAGCGCGCGGCAGCCCTGGCGGCGGAAATTACCGGGGTGCGCAAGAATGTGTTGTATCAAGTTGCGCTGGATAAACAGAAAACCGAATAGTTCCGGGGGTAAGCCGGTATTTCGTCTGAAGGTGATGGCACTGCTATGCTTTTAGTACTTGTCCTAAGTCCCTCGTGCCGTTAACCTGCGCGGCGGAGAGTCGATTGGACAGTCGCTGCCTTCTATGAAAATTAGGAGGGGGAGGAAAGTCCGGGCTCCATAGGGCGAAGTGCCAGGTAATGCCTGGGAGGCGTGAGCCTACGGAAAGTGCCACAGAAAATAACCGCCTAAGCACTTCGGTGCCGGTAAGGGTGAAAAGGTGCGGTAAGAGCGCACCGCACGACTGGCAACAGTTCGTGGCTAGGTAAACCCCACTTGGAGCAAGACCAAATAGGGTCCCAAGGCGTGGCCCGCGCTGGGACCGGGTAGGTTGCTAAAGATGTCCAGTGATGGCCATCGTAGACGAATGACTGTTCAAGACAGAACCCGGCTTATAGATCGACTCTCCACCTTTTTCCTTCTGTCCGAATCTCGGGCAGAAAACCGGTAGTAACGCAAGAATCCCTCCCTGCTGAATCATTGGCAGATGCATCTTCGTAATACCAAAAAAATCTTACTCTTAATAAATTACATTAACTATGAGCCATAGCTCTTTGAGCTATTTGTGCTTGTTGGGCCCAAAACATCGCTGAACTCTGGTTTCTCCTCCCTTTACGCTCCTAAATCTCCGTTCTGTAAGGCTTTTCCTTGAATCCGCGCCTTGACGGTGTGGTGGCCGCATTCCTATAGTGTGCGCAAGTGGCGGAAAGTGGCACAAAGTGGGTTTTTTGAACGTAAAACGCTAAAATTTGGAGAAACGCATCTGTGTTTCGCGGAGCTAACGCTATCAGTCTCGATGCAAAAGGCCGTCTCGCCATGCCGAGCCGGTATCGTGACGAGCTCATTTCGCGAAGTTCCGGGCAGTTGATTATCACCATCGATGCTGTTGACCCTTGTTTGTGTGTTTACCCGCTCGATGAGTGGGAGTTGATTGAAACCAAGTTGCGCGCTTTGCCTTCATTGCGTGAAGAGAACCGCCGCCTGCAGCGTTTGCTGATTGGTAATGCCGTCGACCTCGAGCTCGATGGCAGCGGTCGTTTCCTGGTGCCTCCGCGTCTGCGCGAGTACGCCAAGCTGGATAAGCGCGCAATGCTGGTGGGCCAACTGAACAAGTTCCAATTGTGGGACGAAGATGCCTGGGACGCTGTTTCTGCAGCGGACCTGGCTGCTATTCAACAACCGGGCGCCATGCCTGATGAACTGCGTGATTTGATCCTGTGACTATTGATAGCGGCTTTAACCACATCACCGTACTGCTTGACGAAGCCGTTGAGGCTCTCGCCGTACGCGCGGATGGCTGCTATTTGGATGGCACCTTCGGCAGAGGCGGGCACAGCCGGTTGATACTCAGCCAGCTCGGGCCCGACGGCAAGCTCCTCGGATTCGATAAAGACCCCCAAGCGATTGCCACCGGGCAAGCGCTAGCGGCCGAAGACGGCCGCTTTGTCGTTGTGCAGCGCAGCTTTGCCGAGCTGGGCGCGGAAGTTGCCGAGCGCGGCATGGCGGGCAAGGTGGCCGGGGTTTTGCTCGACCTGGGCGTGTCTTCGCCGCAGCTCGATGATCCGGAGCGCGGCTTCAGTTTCATGAACGACGGCCCGCTCGACATGCGCATGGACCCGACCCGTGGTGTCAGTGCTGCCCAGTTCATCGCCACCGCGCCGGTGGAAGAAATCGCCCGCGTGTTCAAGGAATACGGTGAAGAGCGCTTCGCCGGGCGCATGGCCCGTGCCGTGGTCGAGCGTCGGGAAATCCAGCCGTTCGAGCGCACCGCCGATCTGGCCGAAGTGCTGAAAGTCGCCAATCCTGCCTGGGAAAAGGGCAAGAACCCGGCTACCCGTGCATTCCAGGGCCTGCGTATTCACGTCAACAACGAATTGGGCGATCTGGAAGCCGGCCTCGAAGCCGCGCTGGAAGCCTTGGAAGTGGGGGGGCGCCTGGTGGTGATCAGCTTCCACTCCCTGGAAGACCGTATCGTCAAACTGTTCATGCGCCGCCTGGTCAAGGGCGAGTCCGACAACCTGCCGCGCAACCTGCCGGTGCGTTTCGAAGCCTTCGTGCCAAAAATCAAAATCCATGGCAAAGCGCAGTTCGCTTCCGAAGCCGAACTCAAGGCCAACCCACGTTCCCGTAGCGCTGTCATGCGTGTCGCGGAGAAGTTGCGGTGAGCAAGCTTTTCGCCAAGCCCCTCCCGGGCGGCAGCTTTTTTATGCTGCTGCTGTTTATCGGCGTGCTGGTGTCCGCGATTGCGGTGTCCTACAGCGCCCATTGGAATCGTCAACTGCTCAACACCCTGTACGGGGAATTGAGTGTGCGTGATAAAGCCCAGGCGGAGTGGGGCCGGCTGATTCTGGAGCAGAGCACCTGGACGGCCCACAGCCGTATTGAAGTGCTGGCGACCGAGCAACTGAAAATGCACATCCCGGGCGCGGCCGAAGTTCGCATGGTGGCGCCATGATGAAGCTCGAAGGTGCACTTTACCCGTGGCGCTTCCGTCTGGTGCTGGGCTTGTTGGCCCTGATGGTCGGCGCGATCGCCTGGCGCATCATCGACCTGCAAGTGGTTGACCGCGACTTCCTGATTGGCCAGGGCGATGCCCGCAGCCTGCGGCATATTCCGATTCCTGCGCACCGTGGCCTGATCACTGACCGTAACGGCGAACCACTGGCTGTCAGTACCCCGGTGACTACCCTGTGGGCCAACGCCAAGGAACTGCAGGTGGCCAAGGACAAATGGCCGCAACTCGCCGCCGCCCTGGGCCAGGACCCGAAGGCCTTGGCCGAGCGCCTGGAAGCCCAGGCCAATAAAGAGTTCAT
This genomic window contains:
- the mraZ gene encoding division/cell wall cluster transcriptional repressor MraZ codes for the protein MFRGANAISLDAKGRLAMPSRYRDELISRSSGQLIITIDAVDPCLCVYPLDEWELIETKLRALPSLREENRRLQRLLIGNAVDLELDGSGRFLVPPRLREYAKLDKRAMLVGQLNKFQLWDEDAWDAVSAADLAAIQQPGAMPDELRDLIL
- the rsmH gene encoding 16S rRNA (cytosine(1402)-N(4))-methyltransferase RsmH, which codes for MTIDSGFNHITVLLDEAVEALAVRADGCYLDGTFGRGGHSRLILSQLGPDGKLLGFDKDPQAIATGQALAAEDGRFVVVQRSFAELGAEVAERGMAGKVAGVLLDLGVSSPQLDDPERGFSFMNDGPLDMRMDPTRGVSAAQFIATAPVEEIARVFKEYGEERFAGRMARAVVERREIQPFERTADLAEVLKVANPAWEKGKNPATRAFQGLRIHVNNELGDLEAGLEAALEALEVGGRLVVISFHSLEDRIVKLFMRRLVKGESDNLPRNLPVRFEAFVPKIKIHGKAQFASEAELKANPRSRSAVMRVAEKLR
- the ftsL gene encoding cell division protein FtsL, which produces MSKLFAKPLPGGSFFMLLLFIGVLVSAIAVSYSAHWNRQLLNTLYGELSVRDKAQAEWGRLILEQSTWTAHSRIEVLATEQLKMHIPGAAEVRMVAP